From one Halosimplex rubrum genomic stretch:
- a CDS encoding PKD domain-containing protein translates to MSVRTASGGILTDDKVTQPGLTVTVSGNGATISRAVTSNTDYPTVARPSETTAEFSSETFFRQQTKHSAIVWVNVPDDTTASSIDVTATATDGGTTDDTTTGSYTISESGTSWAALARGAERRATLASGYQDTYHTVVDHEPWNQTVGTAMQDAFSTVAAEQTKSLAMSAVPYAGTLDNAKTAYEMASGDYRGGAVGKTGRVALKLEENLFSRVDTDYVKRGGNASKPLSHLERLYRKEAKAWRNHNREKALEYIQKEYAIIRGTCQRIGPYKYYPSLSYDACLANEALDQKQRAGGTDVQSYFSALYQWSLSEERHITEDLRPLAKDPDPHVTTERDLSAVRTDLAALDVGQQLDVAFVVSNGDNSGLTGRQGYLSFSHADSLTVTNVANTSGDTEAAGVTKTAPGETLFTSTGDTMTAKYPLVDIYESYEPGEQNVYTVTIEKTDADENPWLAYRAAFKPAISEDAQDVFARYPTDSAYPTDQQGWSAVNLTTGSVSVNTPPVPSLSTSNTQVRPSETITIDVSNSSDDSAIASTSIEIDTDDDGNYEQSYTKQTFQTSFDDSGVKRVRVTVTDDAGLSATTTTNITVIERPPLTASFRLNRSYVTTGNATKFIATTAADTYEWDLDADGTIEKTGQQVVHTFESDGNYDVTLTVSNVSGRSASTTATVAVEALQTRVEQPEPVIEAPQAVPPGTSVTFDAGNSTDQRVQSDGTVVDGSITRYEWDFGGDGTVDATGETTTRTFETAGSYIINLTVADSDGNTAAAERTLNVSVDNRPPVTETGIDRTVNEGTSVELDGSGSSDPDGDSLTYQWTQTSGTAVSLADVSTATPTFAAPTVDSTTTLTFELVASDGRATDRDVVNITVSPNAPPEADAGPYRTVDERTSVELDGTGSFDPDRDGLSYEWTQTFGPNVTLSDPSTATPSFTAPDVDGWTQLRFELTVSDGMATNTDGTVVNVEETDPTPTISSKDLWIGSTAQFNASKSVDPDGTIASYEWDFGNDGTIDATGVTTSRQFTTEGERKLSLTVTDADGNTETVVRTFDVNRVIDSQTYDYTVNEEFKDVRRTSDGYVFVGRTDRPTGRLSDAWLLVLDQSGNEILNETYGTAGYSDIPFSVATPKNGYAFLGYHGNVTRVKDDGTEQWTVRTEMENNEQIRATVDGGFVAVGSHVVKLDENGEVEWSALETVDTTEDVIQLPDGDLAVTGRYESYDENQTYLARITPNGTVRWLERYGGSAYTRGTAITRASDGGFAIAGVSETSNMVTQYRVFKTDVKGNLAWSRSHGGSEYEFTTDIVRAVGGGYVVAGESQSVGSGLRSGLLVKYRRDGTKQWNTTIDGGDLPAITALTHTRNGNYTVVGARDNAWVVTVLDDATDQNRPPQLRYSDWREMVSPESAITFDVSPSFDSDGTVASVEWDFGDGTTKTGMTVSHTYDTTGEYTVTITVTDDDGAVTETTRTVTVSRDGDTPPVADAGPDRFVDERMMVTLDGSESYDPNKDDILEYQWTQVSGSSVTLSDFATASPTFVAPNVDARQTLTFELAVSDGKTTTTDRVNITVKPEINRPVWRSYGAGTRNVGWRPRAGGVQGPVEPAWTRATDGAIHLSSPVIWNETVYVGSRDGTVYAFDADSGATEWRFETGSFVDSTPAIANGTVYLGSGDHSVYALDAATGDKQWTYETESFVDSPATITDGTVYIGSDDGTVYALDAETGNEQWTYKTGNWVNTAPAVTAGTVYVGSHDGTIYALDEETGGLQWQYDTGSAVASSPAVLNRTVYVGNNDGILTALDAGSGDPLWTYETDSAIAASPAVTEEFVYVGSEDNAIYAVDANTGDNEWSFATGDDVTSSPAVVNDTVYIGSHDSEVYAIDADRGTEQWSYTTGGAVWSSPAVIDGVVYIGSTDRRMYAIHEQ, encoded by the coding sequence GTGAGTGTCAGGACGGCTAGTGGAGGGATACTAACCGACGATAAGGTAACACAACCGGGGTTGACAGTTACCGTCTCGGGGAATGGGGCCACTATTTCCCGGGCAGTTACTTCGAATACGGATTATCCGACTGTAGCCCGGCCTTCAGAAACAACCGCCGAATTCAGTTCAGAGACGTTCTTCCGGCAGCAGACGAAACACTCCGCGATCGTCTGGGTGAACGTACCCGACGATACAACTGCAAGCAGTATTGATGTTACTGCGACGGCCACCGACGGCGGAACGACTGACGATACAACGACCGGCTCGTATACGATCTCAGAGAGCGGAACCTCTTGGGCGGCACTGGCACGAGGTGCTGAGCGCCGCGCGACGCTTGCCAGCGGGTACCAAGATACGTACCATACTGTTGTTGATCATGAACCCTGGAATCAGACGGTTGGAACCGCCATGCAAGATGCATTCTCAACGGTCGCGGCTGAACAGACGAAGTCGCTGGCGATGAGTGCAGTCCCCTATGCAGGTACGCTGGATAATGCCAAGACTGCCTACGAGATGGCCTCCGGAGACTACCGAGGTGGTGCCGTTGGCAAGACTGGTCGTGTCGCACTCAAACTTGAGGAAAACCTCTTTTCTCGAGTCGATACCGACTACGTGAAACGTGGTGGTAATGCCTCGAAACCACTGAGCCATCTTGAGCGGCTCTACCGAAAGGAGGCAAAAGCGTGGCGAAATCACAACCGTGAGAAGGCGCTTGAGTATATCCAGAAAGAGTACGCGATTATCCGCGGGACGTGCCAGCGGATTGGTCCCTACAAATACTACCCGTCGCTGTCATATGATGCCTGTCTAGCGAACGAGGCGCTTGACCAGAAACAACGGGCTGGAGGAACGGATGTACAGTCGTACTTCAGCGCTCTCTACCAGTGGTCGCTCTCAGAGGAGCGCCATATTACTGAGGACCTGCGACCGCTTGCCAAAGACCCCGACCCACACGTCACGACTGAGCGTGATCTTTCAGCTGTCCGCACTGATCTGGCCGCTCTTGATGTCGGGCAGCAACTTGATGTCGCTTTCGTCGTCTCAAATGGTGACAATTCGGGGCTGACCGGTAGGCAGGGCTACCTCTCATTTTCACACGCCGACAGCTTAACAGTCACCAATGTCGCGAATACTTCTGGTGATACAGAGGCTGCAGGGGTCACGAAGACAGCACCAGGGGAGACCTTGTTTACCAGCACTGGGGACACGATGACGGCGAAATATCCACTTGTTGATATTTATGAATCCTACGAACCGGGTGAACAGAATGTTTACACAGTTACCATTGAGAAAACAGATGCCGACGAGAATCCATGGCTTGCCTATCGCGCTGCATTCAAGCCTGCAATCAGTGAGGACGCGCAGGATGTCTTCGCCCGTTATCCAACTGACAGTGCTTATCCGACCGATCAACAAGGGTGGAGCGCAGTCAATCTCACCACCGGGTCAGTCTCAGTAAATACGCCACCAGTTCCATCGCTGTCGACTTCAAACACACAAGTTCGTCCGAGTGAGACAATCACGATAGATGTAAGCAATTCGTCCGATGATAGTGCTATCGCATCAACATCCATCGAGATCGACACTGACGATGATGGAAACTACGAGCAGAGTTATACAAAACAAACCTTCCAGACAAGTTTCGACGACTCCGGCGTCAAGCGGGTGCGGGTAACAGTCACTGATGACGCCGGTCTGTCAGCAACCACTACGACGAACATCACTGTAATCGAGCGGCCACCCCTGACGGCTTCATTCAGGCTGAACCGAAGTTATGTGACGACTGGCAACGCGACGAAGTTCATTGCAACAACGGCCGCCGATACGTATGAGTGGGATCTTGACGCTGACGGAACCATTGAGAAGACAGGACAGCAGGTAGTCCACACATTTGAGTCCGACGGCAACTACGATGTTACGCTGACTGTCTCGAACGTGTCTGGCCGGTCTGCCTCGACAACAGCGACAGTAGCCGTCGAAGCGCTACAGACTCGTGTTGAACAGCCTGAACCAGTTATCGAGGCACCACAGGCGGTCCCGCCAGGGACGAGTGTCACGTTTGATGCGGGGAACTCGACTGACCAACGGGTACAAAGTGATGGGACCGTTGTTGACGGCTCTATCACGAGGTATGAGTGGGACTTCGGTGGCGATGGGACGGTCGACGCCACTGGTGAGACTACAACACGTACGTTCGAAACTGCCGGTAGCTACATCATCAATCTAACCGTAGCCGACAGTGACGGCAACACAGCGGCCGCAGAGCGCACTCTCAACGTGAGTGTTGATAACCGACCGCCAGTGACAGAGACGGGCATAGACCGAACAGTCAATGAGGGAACTTCGGTTGAACTGGATGGCAGCGGTTCGTCGGATCCTGATGGGGATTCGCTTACCTATCAATGGACTCAGACCAGTGGGACAGCCGTCTCTTTAGCAGATGTATCGACCGCAACACCGACGTTCGCCGCACCGACTGTCGATAGCACGACAACCCTGACGTTCGAACTCGTCGCCTCGGATGGGAGGGCAACCGACAGGGATGTCGTGAATATCACGGTCTCGCCAAATGCGCCGCCGGAGGCAGATGCTGGCCCGTACCGAACCGTTGACGAACGGACATCGGTCGAACTGGACGGAACAGGTTCATTCGACCCTGATAGAGACGGCCTCTCCTATGAGTGGACCCAGACCTTCGGACCGAATGTTACGCTATCTGATCCATCAACCGCGACACCATCATTTACCGCACCAGATGTTGATGGCTGGACGCAGCTACGGTTTGAACTTACGGTCTCGGATGGGATGGCAACGAACACTGATGGCACTGTCGTCAACGTGGAGGAAACAGATCCAACGCCAACAATTTCGTCGAAAGACCTCTGGATTGGCTCAACGGCACAATTCAATGCTAGCAAGTCAGTTGACCCGGATGGTACCATCGCGAGCTATGAGTGGGATTTCGGCAATGACGGGACTATTGATGCCACTGGAGTAACTACTTCACGACAGTTCACGACTGAAGGAGAACGGAAACTATCGTTGACAGTTACTGATGCAGATGGGAACACTGAGACGGTCGTACGGACCTTTGATGTCAATCGGGTCATCGATTCTCAAACATACGACTACACAGTTAATGAGGAGTTTAAGGACGTTCGTCGGACGAGTGATGGATACGTTTTTGTTGGTCGGACAGACCGGCCTACTGGTAGACTATCGGATGCTTGGTTGCTGGTACTTGACCAGTCAGGTAATGAAATACTGAATGAGACCTATGGGACCGCAGGGTACTCAGATATCCCATTCAGCGTCGCGACGCCGAAAAACGGGTATGCGTTTCTTGGCTATCATGGAAATGTTACGAGGGTCAAAGACGATGGGACCGAACAGTGGACTGTGCGGACGGAGATGGAAAACAATGAGCAGATCCGAGCGACAGTTGACGGTGGATTTGTCGCCGTCGGAAGTCATGTGGTGAAATTAGACGAGAACGGCGAGGTAGAATGGTCGGCTCTTGAGACGGTCGACACTACTGAGGATGTAATCCAGTTACCGGATGGTGATCTCGCTGTCACCGGCCGATACGAGAGTTATGATGAGAATCAGACCTACCTCGCAAGGATCACGCCCAACGGTACAGTCAGGTGGCTCGAACGGTACGGAGGGTCGGCCTATACTAGGGGCACCGCGATTACTCGGGCATCGGATGGGGGATTCGCAATCGCTGGTGTCTCCGAGACGAGTAACATGGTGACCCAATATCGTGTGTTCAAAACGGATGTCAAGGGTAATCTTGCGTGGTCAAGATCGCACGGTGGTTCCGAATATGAATTTACGACCGATATAGTTCGAGCAGTCGGCGGTGGATACGTTGTTGCAGGGGAGAGCCAATCTGTCGGTAGCGGGTTACGATCAGGCCTTCTTGTTAAGTACCGGCGCGATGGGACGAAACAGTGGAATACAACGATAGATGGCGGCGACCTCCCAGCAATTACCGCACTGACGCATACCCGGAACGGCAACTACACCGTTGTTGGTGCCCGTGACAATGCTTGGGTCGTGACAGTCCTGGATGATGCCACTGACCAAAATCGACCTCCGCAGCTCAGATACAGCGACTGGCGGGAGATGGTTTCGCCTGAATCCGCTATCACGTTCGATGTGTCGCCTTCGTTTGACTCCGACGGGACAGTCGCTTCTGTTGAATGGGACTTCGGTGATGGAACGACCAAGACCGGTATGACTGTCTCTCATACCTATGATACGACCGGCGAGTACACGGTCACGATCACTGTCACTGACGATGACGGAGCAGTAACTGAAACAACACGCACGGTTACTGTCAGCAGGGATGGGGATACCCCACCAGTTGCCGATGCCGGCCCCGACAGGTTTGTTGACGAGCGGATGATGGTCACGTTAGATGGGTCTGAGTCCTATGACCCAAACAAAGATGATATTCTTGAGTATCAGTGGACGCAAGTTAGTGGCTCCTCAGTCACACTCTCAGACTTTGCGACAGCGTCCCCGACGTTCGTCGCCCCGAACGTCGACGCCCGACAGACACTCACGTTTGAATTAGCCGTTTCTGATGGCAAGACGACAACGACCGATCGCGTGAATATTACTGTCAAACCCGAAATTAATCGCCCTGTCTGGCGGAGCTACGGTGCTGGGACTCGGAATGTGGGGTGGCGGCCCAGAGCGGGTGGGGTCCAAGGGCCTGTCGAGCCAGCGTGGACCCGTGCAACCGATGGAGCAATCCACCTTTCATCACCGGTCATCTGGAATGAGACGGTCTACGTTGGGAGTCGGGATGGTACGGTCTATGCCTTTGATGCGGATTCGGGTGCGACAGAGTGGCGATTCGAGACAGGGAGTTTTGTTGACTCAACGCCCGCTATAGCAAACGGTACCGTCTATCTTGGCAGCGGTGACCATTCCGTCTACGCTCTCGACGCAGCCACTGGCGACAAGCAATGGACCTATGAGACAGAAAGCTTCGTTGATTCTCCGGCCACGATAACTGACGGGACTGTCTACATCGGGAGCGACGATGGCACTGTTTACGCGCTGGACGCCGAAACTGGCAACGAGCAGTGGACCTATAAAACTGGAAACTGGGTCAATACTGCGCCGGCTGTCACGGCTGGGACTGTCTACGTTGGGAGCCACGATGGAACTATTTACGCTCTGGATGAGGAGACTGGTGGCCTCCAGTGGCAGTACGACACCGGAAGTGCAGTTGCCTCATCGCCTGCTGTACTCAACCGGACAGTATATGTAGGGAACAATGATGGCATCCTCACAGCGCTGGACGCTGGATCTGGCGACCCGCTATGGACCTACGAGACTGACAGCGCCATCGCCGCTTCACCAGCAGTAACTGAAGAATTCGTCTATGTCGGTAGCGAGGACAATGCTATCTATGCTGTTGATGCCAATACTGGTGATAATGAGTGGTCATTTGCGACTGGTGACGATGTGACCTCATCACCAGCAGTCGTCAACGACACGGTTTACATCGGTAGCCACGATTCAGAGGTCTATGCTATCGATGCCGATCGCGGTACCGAGCAATGGAGCTATACTACGGGCGGTGCCGTGTGGTCCTCACCGGCCGTTATTGACGGGGTCGTCTACATCGGTAGTACTGACCGGCGTATGTACGCGATCCACGAACAGTAG